The Sulfitobacter sp. SK011 genome has a window encoding:
- the gltX gene encoding glutamate--tRNA ligase: protein MSNPTITRFAPSPTGYIHVGNLRTALMNYMIARKAGGTFILRIDDTDPERSKEEYVDGIKEDLSWLGLHWDRVERQSERLDQYHAAAEELREKGRFYEAFETPVELDLKRKKQLNMGKPPVYDRAALALSDAEKDKLRAERGAGVWRFKLDQQRIEWEDGILGDISIDASSVSDPVLIRGDGQILYTLASVVDDTEMGVTHVVRGSDHVTNTATQIQIMQALGAGAVPKFAHHSLLTGPKGEALSKRLGTLALRDLRAQGIQPFALLSLMARLGSSDPVELRTDMAELIEGFDINHFGSAPTKFDVQDLFPLTGRYLQALPLDAVADTIADLGVPADKAAQFWAVTHENIETLNDLKVWWAMFRDGADPVIEDGDEEFISDAMKMLPDMPFDGGTWGAWTTAVKEATGRKGRGLFRPLRLALTGQEHGPEMAAVMPLLQTIRARR from the coding sequence ATGTCTAACCCTACGATCACCCGTTTTGCCCCGTCCCCCACCGGGTATATCCACGTTGGCAACCTGCGCACGGCGCTGATGAATTACATGATCGCGCGCAAGGCCGGCGGTACATTCATTCTGCGCATTGACGACACCGACCCCGAGCGATCCAAAGAAGAATACGTTGATGGGATCAAGGAAGACCTGTCATGGCTGGGCCTGCATTGGGACCGGGTTGAGCGCCAGTCAGAGCGGTTGGATCAATACCATGCCGCGGCAGAAGAGCTGCGTGAAAAGGGGCGCTTTTATGAGGCGTTCGAAACACCGGTCGAGCTTGATCTGAAGCGCAAGAAACAGCTCAATATGGGTAAGCCGCCGGTGTATGATCGCGCGGCCCTTGCGCTGTCTGATGCGGAAAAGGACAAGCTACGCGCTGAGCGGGGTGCGGGTGTCTGGCGGTTCAAGCTCGACCAGCAGCGCATTGAATGGGAAGATGGTATCCTTGGCGACATTTCTATTGACGCGTCATCGGTATCCGACCCTGTGTTGATCCGGGGCGACGGTCAGATTCTGTACACGCTGGCCTCCGTTGTCGACGATACCGAAATGGGTGTGACCCATGTCGTGCGCGGGTCGGATCACGTGACCAATACTGCCACACAAATTCAGATCATGCAGGCGCTGGGCGCAGGCGCTGTGCCAAAATTCGCGCATCATTCGCTGCTGACCGGGCCGAAGGGCGAGGCGCTGTCAAAGCGTCTGGGCACATTGGCGCTGCGCGATCTGCGGGCGCAGGGAATACAGCCATTTGCCCTGCTCAGCCTGATGGCGCGACTGGGGTCCAGTGACCCGGTTGAGCTGCGCACAGATATGGCAGAATTGATAGAAGGGTTTGATATCAACCACTTCGGCTCTGCGCCGACCAAATTTGATGTGCAGGACCTCTTTCCATTGACCGGTCGGTATTTGCAGGCGTTGCCATTGGATGCAGTTGCAGACACGATTGCCGATCTGGGCGTACCTGCTGACAAAGCGGCGCAATTCTGGGCGGTCACGCACGAAAATATCGAAACCTTGAATGATCTGAAGGTCTGGTGGGCAATGTTCCGGGACGGTGCCGATCCAGTGATCGAGGACGGCGATGAAGAGTTCATTTCTGACGCAATGAAGATGCTGCCTGACATGCCATTTGACGGGGGCACCTGGGGGGCGTGGACGACAGCCGTCAAAGAAGCAACAGGGCGCAAGGGCCGCGGCTTGTTCCGGCCCTTGCGTCTGGCGCTGACAGGTCAGGAGCATGGCCCGGAAATGGCTGCGGTGATGCCCTTGCTGCAAACCATAAGAGCGCGCAGGTAA
- a CDS encoding ankyrin repeat domain-containing protein, whose protein sequence is MIKTDYDEIVAMLALGQLDALETAAVIVDDFPQGKDAFVQRHWITNAIDLGCFAAVEWMIGKGVTLIFRDAEGYTPLHSCIEREKSDRYDMMAVLIKAGADCNAHGINDWTPLHMAAVRDDRPAMKMLIDAGADVSRRTRIDDYATPAEEARALGHHASADFIDKYAAGRYPFND, encoded by the coding sequence ATGATCAAAACAGACTACGACGAAATTGTTGCGATGCTTGCGCTGGGTCAACTTGACGCTCTGGAAACAGCCGCTGTTATCGTTGATGACTTTCCTCAGGGCAAAGATGCGTTCGTGCAACGACATTGGATCACCAATGCGATTGACCTTGGGTGTTTCGCTGCCGTGGAATGGATGATTGGCAAGGGCGTCACATTGATTTTTAGGGATGCCGAAGGCTACACCCCATTGCATTCTTGCATCGAGCGCGAAAAGAGCGATCGCTATGATATGATGGCGGTCCTGATCAAAGCGGGCGCAGATTGCAATGCACATGGGATAAATGACTGGACGCCGCTGCATATGGCCGCGGTGCGGGATGATCGTCCCGCGATGAAGATGTTGATTGATGCGGGTGCAGATGTTTCGCGCCGGACCCGGATCGACGACTATGCGACACCGGCGGAAGAAGCCCGTGCGCTTGGCCATCACGCGTCGGCCGATTTTATCGACAAATACGCGGCTGGCCGCTATCCTTTCAACGACTGA
- a CDS encoding DUF1801 domain-containing protein: MSDVKDFLANVEPIRRHREAAQLDAMFREITGWAPVLYKGGMLGYGRYDYTYTSGRTGSWLATGFAPRKAKLSIYIMPGYADFDAILARLGKHTKGKSCLYLNKLEYADMDVLAELIRAGLRDLASRWPVHAT, encoded by the coding sequence ATGTCGGATGTAAAAGATTTTCTGGCCAATGTTGAACCGATCCGCAGACACCGCGAGGCTGCGCAGCTTGATGCGATGTTTCGCGAAATTACAGGCTGGGCTCCGGTTCTCTACAAGGGCGGTATGCTGGGCTATGGCCGCTATGATTACACCTACACGTCCGGCCGCACGGGGTCCTGGCTTGCCACCGGGTTTGCGCCGCGCAAAGCGAAACTGTCGATCTACATCATGCCGGGATATGCAGATTTTGACGCAATATTGGCGCGGCTTGGCAAGCATACCAAGGGCAAGTCATGCCTCTATCTGAACAAACTGGAATATGCGGATATGGACGTGCTCGCCGAACTGATCCGCGCAGGGCTGAGGGATCTGGCCAGCCGTTGGCCTGTTCACGCGACCTAG
- a CDS encoding MATE family efflux transporter: protein MAEGSAKFLTGNLFRHVAVMSLTASIGLMAVFIVDFVDLIFISMLGKAELAAAVGYAGAILFFTTSFGIGLSIAAGALVARALGAGDEALARERTTHALTYGLVFGSAFSLAVWIFIVPLVALLGAVGETAMLSVHFLRIVVPSVPFLILGMMGAAVLRAYGDARRAMMATIVGGIVNAVLDPILIFGLDLELTGAAMASFAARVAIAIMAMLPIIRIYGGIARPRLAGMVRDLSPIMAIAFPAILAQIATPVGQAYVTRVMADYGEEAVAGMAIVGRMTPVAFGVVFALSGAVGPIIGQNYGAGNMDRVRRGFNASVLFVALVIGTVSALLFVFRGPLADLFEASGVTRDLIYLFCGPLSLMFFFPGVLFVANAAFNNMGQPFLSTLTNWGRNALALIPLVWLGSVLFDAQGVLIGQSLAGVLFGIIAWILAVRCITRGGAAERKGSDIFGREGRLMALFHARR from the coding sequence ATGGCTGAGGGGAGCGCCAAGTTTCTGACGGGCAACCTGTTCAGGCACGTGGCCGTGATGTCGCTGACCGCGTCCATCGGATTGATGGCAGTTTTCATCGTCGATTTTGTCGACCTGATTTTCATCTCGATGCTGGGCAAAGCGGAATTGGCGGCGGCGGTTGGATATGCGGGCGCAATCCTGTTTTTTACCACCTCATTTGGAATTGGCCTGAGCATCGCGGCGGGGGCGCTGGTTGCGCGCGCTTTGGGTGCCGGAGACGAGGCCCTTGCCCGCGAACGGACCACCCATGCGCTGACCTATGGCCTCGTTTTTGGCAGTGCATTTTCATTGGCGGTCTGGATCTTTATCGTGCCACTGGTCGCTCTTTTAGGGGCGGTTGGCGAGACGGCCATGCTCAGTGTGCATTTTCTGCGCATTGTTGTCCCGTCTGTGCCTTTCCTGATCCTTGGTATGATGGGGGCTGCTGTCCTTCGGGCATATGGCGACGCGCGGCGTGCGATGATGGCAACGATTGTGGGCGGTATCGTGAACGCGGTGCTGGATCCGATCCTGATCTTTGGTCTTGATCTGGAACTCACCGGGGCCGCGATGGCGTCTTTTGCCGCGCGTGTGGCGATTGCCATTATGGCCATGCTGCCAATCATCCGCATCTATGGCGGTATTGCGCGCCCAAGGTTGGCCGGCATGGTGCGGGATCTGTCGCCGATCATGGCAATCGCGTTTCCAGCAATTCTGGCCCAGATCGCCACGCCTGTCGGTCAGGCCTATGTCACTCGTGTGATGGCCGATTACGGTGAGGAAGCGGTGGCTGGCATGGCAATTGTCGGGCGCATGACGCCGGTGGCTTTTGGTGTCGTATTTGCGCTTTCGGGGGCCGTCGGGCCCATCATCGGCCAGAATTATGGGGCGGGAAACATGGACCGCGTGCGGCGCGGCTTCAACGCATCGGTTCTGTTTGTGGCCTTGGTCATCGGCACCGTTTCAGCGTTGCTCTTTGTTTTTCGTGGGCCCCTGGCGGACCTGTTTGAGGCCAGCGGAGTGACCCGGGATTTGATATATCTGTTCTGCGGACCGTTGTCTTTGATGTTCTTTTTTCCGGGTGTTTTGTTCGTTGCCAATGCGGCGTTCAACAATATGGGCCAGCCGTTCCTGTCGACCCTCACCAATTGGGGTCGCAATGCATTGGCGCTCATCCCATTGGTTTGGCTGGGCTCGGTGTTGTTTGACGCTCAGGGTGTGCTGATCGGCCAATCTTTGGCAGGGGTTCTATTTGGTATAATCGCCTGGATACTGGCAGTGCGCTGTATCACACGGGGCGGTGCGGCAGAGCGTAAAGGTTCAGATATTTTTGGCCGCGAGGGTCGTTTGATGGCGCTCTTCCACGCGCGCCGATAG